A part of Pseudoalteromonas arctica A 37-1-2 genomic DNA contains:
- a CDS encoding fumarylacetoacetate hydrolase family protein, translating to MHSIKLVSEELTPSKVVCVGRNYTAHIAELNNETPDQMVLFNKPNSAITNTLFAAHNGDTLHYETELCFVVKNKKFVGVGLGLDLTKRTVQSKLKNKGLPWERAKAFDGSVILTDFVALTETMKHFTFELKINNEVIQRGDTHFMLHNPDSILQEISEFMSLEDGDVVMTGTPSGVGEVTPKSIFAVALYANDQCLLEHQWQVSKN from the coding sequence ATGCATTCAATAAAGTTAGTATCTGAAGAATTAACACCATCAAAAGTAGTCTGTGTTGGTCGAAACTATACCGCACATATTGCAGAGCTAAACAACGAAACACCAGATCAAATGGTTTTATTTAATAAGCCAAATAGCGCAATTACTAATACGTTATTTGCGGCTCATAACGGCGATACGCTGCATTATGAAACCGAGTTATGTTTTGTAGTTAAAAATAAAAAATTTGTAGGGGTTGGACTCGGCCTTGATTTAACTAAGCGTACTGTGCAAAGTAAATTAAAAAATAAAGGACTTCCATGGGAGCGCGCAAAAGCGTTCGACGGCTCTGTTATTTTAACTGATTTTGTAGCGCTAACAGAGACAATGAAGCACTTTACTTTTGAACTTAAAATTAATAATGAAGTAATTCAGCGAGGCGATACTCATTTTATGCTGCATAATCCGGACTCAATTTTACAAGAAATTAGTGAATTTATGAGCTTAGAAGATGGTGATGTAGTAATGACAGGCACACCGTCGGGCGTAGGCGAGGTAACACCTAAAAGTATTTTTGCTGTGGCACTTTATGCTAATGATCAGTGCTTGCTTGAGCATCAGTGGCAAGTAAGTAAAAATTAA
- a CDS encoding M17 family metallopeptidase, whose protein sequence is MAYPQAVSASLECTSHDALIIISDDFSLLPNNSLRDAILDQAKVDSRIGKQVTLLVIENKRVVLAPTGPLNRDYDDVRRYFDAAKLAINEAKASGSVNPALFLPNLNGDSRYQHALEVAYLGACQALWQPLEAREYHGESIEPITQIGLVGASEQTIKAVNAIAAGQYAARDLCGTEPERMAPPRFADYCVDLFKGSNIAVDVIDDIAAIDKNYPMLSTVARASYAVERHHPRVVKLEYVPEGEITRTLMFVGKGLVYDTGGADLKVGGHMAGMSRDKGGAASVAGFMKAVADYQPKGVKVVSYLAVVRNSIGSDCFVPDEIITSREGIRVRIGNTDAEGRLAMGDLLSEMKDLAKGEINPTLFTVATLTGHAARAMGPYGAYVENGPARSAGVSRQIADLGDLWADGAEVSRSRREDYDFIKPRTLADDVLSSNNAASAVTARGHQFPMAFMAIVGGLDKHGNDSAQPLPYVHMDIAGSGVEGGDWQHGKPTAASVTSLFARYCL, encoded by the coding sequence ATGGCATACCCTCAAGCGGTTAGTGCAAGCCTTGAATGCACATCTCATGATGCGCTTATTATTATTAGTGATGACTTTTCTCTATTACCAAATAACTCATTACGTGATGCTATTTTAGACCAAGCAAAAGTTGATTCTCGTATTGGTAAACAAGTTACTTTATTAGTGATTGAAAATAAACGCGTTGTACTTGCGCCAACGGGTCCGTTAAATAGAGATTACGACGACGTGCGTCGTTATTTTGATGCTGCTAAATTAGCAATTAACGAAGCAAAAGCGTCGGGTAGTGTTAACCCTGCATTATTTTTACCAAATTTAAATGGCGATAGCCGTTATCAGCATGCTTTAGAAGTTGCTTATTTAGGCGCTTGCCAAGCCTTATGGCAGCCATTAGAAGCGCGTGAATATCACGGTGAAAGTATTGAACCTATTACTCAAATTGGTTTAGTTGGCGCAAGCGAGCAAACAATTAAAGCTGTTAATGCAATTGCTGCGGGCCAATATGCCGCGCGTGACTTATGTGGCACCGAACCTGAGCGTATGGCTCCACCACGTTTTGCTGATTACTGCGTTGATTTATTTAAAGGCTCAAACATTGCAGTTGACGTAATTGATGATATTGCAGCTATTGATAAAAACTACCCAATGCTAAGCACTGTTGCTCGTGCATCGTATGCAGTTGAGCGCCATCACCCACGTGTTGTTAAGCTTGAATATGTACCAGAGGGCGAAATTACTCGTACACTTATGTTTGTAGGTAAGGGTCTTGTATACGATACAGGCGGTGCAGATTTAAAAGTAGGTGGTCATATGGCAGGCATGAGTCGCGATAAAGGTGGCGCAGCTTCTGTTGCGGGCTTTATGAAAGCCGTTGCGGATTATCAGCCTAAAGGCGTTAAAGTAGTATCGTACTTGGCTGTTGTTCGTAACTCTATTGGCTCGGATTGTTTTGTGCCAGATGAAATTATTACTAGCCGCGAAGGTATCCGTGTACGCATTGGTAATACCGATGCAGAAGGGCGATTAGCAATGGGCGACCTGCTTAGCGAAATGAAAGATTTAGCTAAAGGCGAAATAAACCCAACGTTATTTACTGTAGCTACATTAACGGGTCACGCGGCACGTGCAATGGGTCCTTACGGTGCGTATGTTGAAAATGGTCCAGCTCGTAGCGCTGGTGTTTCACGTCAAATAGCTGACCTTGGAGATTTGTGGGCCGATGGCGCAGAAGTATCGCGTTCTCGCCGTGAAGATTACGACTTTATTAAACCACGCACGCTAGCAGACGATGTACTCTCGAGCAATAACGCAGCATCTGCAGTTACTGCTCGTGGACATCAGTTCCCTATGGCGTTTATGGCTATTGTTGGTGGGCTTGATAAGCACGGTAACGACTCTGCGCAACCTTTGCCTTATGTGCATATGGACATTGCAGGAAGCGGTGTTGAAGGCGGTGATTGGCAGCATGGCAAGCCAACGGCTGCATCAGTAACGAGCTTGTTTGCACGTTACTGTTTGTAA
- a CDS encoding aldo/keto reductase, with the protein MQYSPLGSSGINVSRVCLGSMTWGKQNTQSDADEQIAYALEQGVNFIDTAEMYAVPPSPETYGKTEEIIGDWLSRNQQKRSDVVLATKIAGNGLSWVRDGGNITRQTVIEAVDDSLKRLKTNYIDLYQLHWPNRSTPHFGRQWPGTLKFTDVNTQEQQASMLDILEGLNECVKAGKIKHCGLSDDTPWGISQFLSLAKEHNLPRMVSIQNEFSLAHAKDWPYLIEQCVHEDIAYLPWSPLAAGLLTGKYLNGARPEGSRWTFMQRNGIFRDTPNAEQATKQYVDLAHANNITPAQLALAWCNQVDGVTSSIIGATNIAQLKEDIDAFNITLSDEILSEINTIFRNHPMPY; encoded by the coding sequence ATGCAATACAGCCCACTTGGCAGCAGTGGTATTAACGTTTCAAGAGTATGTTTAGGCAGTATGACTTGGGGTAAACAAAATACTCAAAGCGATGCTGATGAACAAATAGCCTACGCGCTAGAGCAAGGCGTAAACTTTATTGATACAGCCGAAATGTATGCAGTACCGCCCTCTCCAGAGACCTATGGAAAAACTGAGGAAATTATTGGCGATTGGCTATCGCGTAATCAGCAAAAGCGCAGCGATGTGGTACTTGCTACAAAAATTGCAGGCAATGGATTATCGTGGGTACGTGATGGTGGCAATATTACGCGCCAAACGGTAATTGAAGCCGTAGACGATTCACTTAAGCGCCTTAAAACCAACTACATTGATTTATATCAGCTGCATTGGCCAAACCGCTCTACCCCGCACTTTGGCAGACAATGGCCCGGCACTCTTAAATTTACCGACGTAAATACACAAGAGCAGCAAGCTAGTATGCTTGATATTCTAGAGGGCCTTAATGAATGTGTTAAAGCAGGTAAAATTAAGCACTGCGGTTTATCTGACGATACGCCATGGGGTATAAGCCAGTTTTTAAGTTTGGCCAAAGAGCATAACTTACCGCGTATGGTATCTATTCAAAATGAGTTTAGCTTAGCGCACGCTAAAGACTGGCCGTATTTAATAGAACAATGTGTACACGAAGATATTGCCTACTTACCGTGGTCGCCTTTAGCAGCTGGTTTATTAACGGGTAAATACCTAAACGGTGCTCGCCCAGAAGGATCTCGTTGGACCTTCATGCAGCGCAACGGTATTTTTAGAGATACACCCAATGCAGAGCAAGCCACTAAGCAGTATGTTGATCTGGCTCATGCAAACAATATTACTCCAGCACAACTAGCACTCGCATGGTGTAACCAAGTAGATGGCGTAACCTCTTCAATTATTGGTGCAACAAACATAGCTCAATTAAAAGAAGATATTGATGCATTTAACATCACGTTAAGCGACGAAATTCTTAGTGAGATTAACACTATATTTAGAAACCATCCGATGCCTTATTAA
- a CDS encoding methyl-accepting chemotaxis protein, with protein MPSLRSFSISQRFSLLIAIVVFGLIALSVASLTHQYSSLKNEQYLKTQNVVETAYSIIEHFYDLEQNNTLTQQQAQSHALNAIRALRYDKTNYFWINNYQPKMVMHPIKPALEGKDLTNNKDPDGKALFVDMVNIVKRSGEGFIPYKWPKPGKEKPVEKIAFVKGFNQWQWIIGSGVYLDSIDEAFSEQRNLIVISATIMIIAVILLSYFIGKSILIPTRLAADMMKDISQGEGDLTRTLNESGNDEISELSHSFNLFVLKMRESLVHVSQSANDVSEHAHTVDDSSRTSHSFIELQNDSSTQVAAAMEQMTHQIHDVSRNAEAAEQAAKDAAQNASTGKNVVAQTITAIETLSSNIETVSRVTEDLANESHNIGSVLDVIRSISEQTNLLALNAAIEAARAGEHGRGFAVVADEVRTLASRTGQSTDEIQTMITKLQEGAKAAVEAVKSSQALSVSTVDQASSANTSLNEIERLVSIITEMNSQIARATEQQTQAADEVNLRINELSQSTEQSLNNTKQLTDASDNLKQSSQELSSVVNRFKLD; from the coding sequence ATGCCTAGTCTACGGAGTTTTAGTATATCCCAGCGTTTCTCGCTGCTCATAGCTATTGTTGTATTTGGGCTTATAGCGCTTAGTGTAGCCAGCCTAACTCACCAATATAGCTCTCTTAAAAACGAGCAGTACCTTAAAACACAAAATGTAGTAGAAACTGCGTACAGTATAATTGAGCACTTTTATGACCTTGAGCAAAATAATACTCTCACTCAACAACAAGCTCAATCGCATGCACTTAATGCAATAAGAGCTCTGCGCTACGACAAAACCAATTACTTTTGGATTAACAATTACCAGCCAAAAATGGTTATGCATCCTATAAAACCTGCGCTTGAAGGAAAAGATTTAACCAATAATAAAGACCCTGACGGCAAAGCATTGTTTGTTGATATGGTTAATATAGTTAAACGCTCTGGCGAGGGATTTATTCCTTATAAATGGCCAAAACCAGGTAAAGAAAAACCAGTTGAAAAAATCGCATTTGTTAAAGGTTTTAATCAATGGCAATGGATTATTGGCTCAGGTGTTTATCTTGATTCAATTGACGAAGCATTTAGCGAGCAACGTAATCTAATAGTCATCAGTGCAACAATTATGATTATTGCTGTTATTTTACTTAGTTACTTTATAGGCAAGAGCATTTTAATACCTACTCGTTTAGCAGCCGATATGATGAAAGATATTTCACAAGGTGAAGGCGATTTAACTCGTACATTAAATGAATCCGGTAACGATGAAATATCTGAACTATCACACTCATTTAATTTATTTGTTTTAAAAATGCGAGAGTCTCTTGTTCATGTATCACAAAGTGCAAACGATGTAAGCGAGCATGCGCATACAGTTGATGATTCAAGTAGAACAAGCCACTCGTTTATTGAGCTTCAAAACGATAGCTCAACCCAAGTTGCAGCTGCCATGGAGCAAATGACTCACCAAATACATGATGTAAGCCGTAACGCCGAAGCCGCAGAGCAAGCAGCTAAAGATGCAGCACAAAACGCATCAACGGGTAAAAATGTGGTTGCGCAAACAATTACAGCAATAGAAACACTCTCAAGCAACATAGAAACAGTCAGCCGTGTAACAGAAGATTTAGCCAACGAGAGCCATAATATAGGCTCTGTACTTGATGTAATAAGAAGCATATCGGAGCAAACAAACTTACTGGCATTAAATGCTGCCATTGAGGCTGCTCGCGCAGGAGAGCATGGCCGAGGATTTGCTGTTGTTGCAGACGAAGTAAGAACACTGGCTAGTCGTACAGGGCAAAGTACCGACGAAATTCAAACCATGATCACTAAACTTCAAGAAGGTGCAAAAGCAGCAGTAGAAGCAGTTAAATCAAGCCAAGCACTTTCAGTTTCTACCGTAGATCAGGCGTCATCAGCCAATACTTCACTTAATGAAATAGAACGACTTGTTTCAATTATTACCGAAATGAACAGCCAAATCGCACGCGCCACAGAGCAGCAAACTCAAGCTGCCGACGAGGTTAATTTGCGTATTAATGAGCTATCTCAATCAACTGAGCAATCATTAAATAATACTAAACAGCTTACCGATGCCAGTGATAATCTTAAACAAAGTAGCCAAGAGCTTTCGAGCGTAGTTAATCGTTTTAAATTAGATTAA
- a CDS encoding acyl-CoA thioesterase: MQTFKDQHPIHTDITVAWADMDALQHVNNVVYLRYFEIARIDFLNKINLFDTISPNGVGPVISENNIRYKRPVTFPDTLTVGVTISDIKTDRFVMNYTVFSHAQNAITTTGTSKVVMFDFETGQKALIAEPLLSALVSYSQDEQ, encoded by the coding sequence ATGCAAACGTTTAAAGATCAGCACCCTATCCATACCGACATCACCGTAGCGTGGGCTGATATGGATGCACTACAACACGTAAATAATGTAGTGTATTTACGTTACTTTGAAATAGCCCGAATCGACTTCTTAAATAAAATAAATCTGTTCGATACAATAAGCCCTAATGGCGTGGGCCCGGTAATAAGCGAAAATAACATTCGTTATAAACGCCCAGTTACATTCCCAGATACGCTTACAGTCGGTGTTACTATTTCTGATATAAAAACAGACCGATTTGTTATGAATTACACCGTATTTAGTCACGCACAAAACGCTATAACAACAACAGGCACTTCAAAAGTGGTTATGTTTGATTTTGAAACAGGCCAAAAAGCCCTCATTGCAGAGCCTCTTTTATCGGCGTTAGTTAGCTACTCTCAAGACGAGCAATAA
- the dinB gene encoding DNA polymerase IV, protein MKKFIHIDMDCFYAAVEMRDNPKLACVPLAIGGNSRRGVLSTANYIAREYGVRSAMSNYHAKQLCPDLVIVPGRMAVYKEASNQIREVFSRYTDLVEPLSLDEAYLDVTDSTACKGSATLIAQQIRADIYNATGLTASAGIAPIKFIAKIASDEKKPNGQFVVLPHEVDDFLAQLPLGKIPGVGKVTLEKLNLKGLYTGKDVREKGVNWMQQHVGNFGVSLYQKCAGEYVGKVSTDRIRKSLSVEHTYEYNKTSLQECLDELPKLLDELVLRLNKQQLQNRINKLSVKVKFANFVVTSADQAYHELNTEIFIQLLTKAYQRGLQQPVRLLGIGVGIKSEPEQNFQLSILD, encoded by the coding sequence ATGAAGAAGTTTATTCACATAGACATGGATTGCTTTTATGCAGCAGTAGAAATGCGAGATAATCCAAAACTTGCATGTGTACCGCTTGCTATTGGAGGCAATAGCCGACGAGGCGTGCTCTCAACCGCTAACTATATAGCTAGAGAATATGGCGTGCGATCGGCTATGTCGAACTATCATGCTAAACAATTATGCCCTGATTTAGTTATTGTCCCAGGGCGCATGGCTGTATACAAAGAAGCTTCAAATCAAATACGTGAAGTATTTAGCCGCTACACAGATTTAGTTGAACCTCTTTCTTTAGACGAAGCCTACCTAGATGTAACAGACAGCACCGCTTGTAAAGGCAGTGCCACACTTATTGCACAGCAAATAAGAGCCGATATTTACAATGCCACAGGGCTCACTGCATCAGCAGGTATTGCACCGATTAAATTTATTGCCAAAATAGCCAGCGACGAAAAAAAACCGAATGGTCAATTTGTCGTTTTGCCTCATGAGGTCGATGACTTTTTAGCGCAATTACCGCTGGGGAAAATTCCGGGGGTGGGTAAAGTAACGCTCGAAAAGCTAAATTTAAAAGGCTTATATACCGGCAAGGATGTACGTGAAAAAGGCGTTAACTGGATGCAGCAACATGTGGGTAATTTTGGTGTGTCGCTTTATCAAAAATGTGCAGGTGAATATGTTGGTAAAGTATCAACAGATCGCATCAGAAAGTCGCTGAGTGTTGAGCATACCTACGAATACAATAAAACAAGTTTGCAAGAGTGCTTAGATGAGCTGCCAAAATTGTTAGACGAATTAGTTTTAAGACTTAATAAACAGCAATTACAAAACCGTATTAATAAGCTGAGTGTTAAAGTGAAGTTTGCAAACTTTGTAGTAACCTCAGCCGATCAGGCATACCACGAGCTAAACACAGAAATATTTATTCAACTCCTTACTAAGGCTTATCAACGAGGGCTACAACAACCTGTAAGATTACTTGGCATAGGCGTTGGCATTAAAAGCGAGCCAGAACAAAACTTCCAACTGAGTATTCTCGATTAA
- a CDS encoding ABC transporter substrate-binding protein, protein MLKNGYYAFCLLIVFNAHAVEQKLQPLEEIIWLQSYTPPFHIAKSESAPQGGICDNLTEQLIRTIKDVKHTRLIVPQQRINKYLNEGKNVCFPCVIYKKNNNQQLNYSNPTTVYPPFSIITTKELKPQLEEKHGSPIHLINLLTDPQYVYGQAAARKFTTKINTIIENTKRDKESSLSWSSENESQAVIARLSHGFLDYSIDYPFMADYFNKQGKYTNIESVPIAENDIQFIRGAIGCAANAPNNFAQQALKKINRALKNNVLQSPEYQQSQHNWLKTTFADFNKHYQQQVINFYLLATDAQASTDH, encoded by the coding sequence ATGCTGAAAAACGGATACTATGCATTTTGCTTATTAATTGTATTTAACGCGCATGCTGTTGAACAAAAATTACAGCCTCTAGAAGAAATTATTTGGCTGCAAAGTTACACGCCCCCTTTTCATATAGCTAAAAGCGAAAGTGCACCACAAGGCGGAATTTGCGACAACCTAACCGAGCAACTCATTAGAACAATAAAAGATGTAAAACATACCCGCTTAATTGTTCCTCAGCAGCGTATAAATAAATATTTAAATGAAGGAAAAAATGTATGTTTTCCGTGTGTTATTTATAAAAAAAATAATAACCAACAACTTAACTACTCAAATCCAACAACGGTATATCCCCCATTTTCAATTATCACGACTAAAGAGCTAAAGCCGCAATTGGAAGAAAAGCACGGCTCGCCTATTCACCTTATTAATTTATTAACCGACCCGCAATACGTATACGGGCAAGCTGCTGCACGTAAATTTACAACTAAAATTAATACAATTATTGAAAACACAAAACGAGATAAAGAATCGTCGCTAAGTTGGAGTAGCGAAAATGAAAGTCAGGCTGTTATAGCACGCTTGAGTCACGGCTTTTTAGACTACTCAATTGATTACCCGTTTATGGCCGATTACTTTAATAAACAAGGGAAATATACGAATATAGAAAGTGTCCCAATTGCAGAAAATGACATTCAATTTATACGAGGAGCAATAGGTTGTGCGGCTAACGCACCTAATAATTTTGCACAGCAAGCGCTTAAAAAAATTAACCGCGCGCTAAAAAATAATGTACTACAATCGCCTGAGTATCAACAAAGTCAGCATAATTGGCTTAAAACTACCTTTGCCGACTTTAATAAACACTACCAACAGCAAGTTATTAATTTTTACTTACTTGCCACTGATGCTCAAGCAAGCACTGATCATTAG
- a CDS encoding response regulator codes for MLDKVTQLLLVEDDEDDYILTCDYLDQLDSHTFNIQWISSPEQAIATLSKNEHDICLLDYRLGASNGLDVLKEAIANGFSGPIIMLTGQSNDELDSAALDAGAVDYLIKTEMSSSRFARAIRYALARKDVEGERVERLKAEAENRSKDRFLAHLSHELRTPLSSILGYTELLMQSDFSQQAENELGVIYRNGKHLLSLLNDVLDLSKIAADKLELTLSEVNLDSMLADVYTLMRVSVLDKGLTLRFESHQPLPLVARLDATRVRQILINLINNAVKFTDKGEIVVNAWTQWVDDREMLFFSIKDSGMGIAPEKQELIFKPFEQIADVESRSVGGAGLGLAICAELLARMHGDISLHSEIGKGSTFTISVYPGDISEVERQVLNFSSAPQLQSKSAPCKVHGRVLVVDDLRDLRMLVGHMISTCGARVDYAEHGQQALEKVRIADAYKAPYDIIFIDIHMPVMGGKEATIELRKMGYKGPIIALTAATMKGIHEELAALGFNDVIPKPVDSAALYQCLQDYLVAPEHAPQAKDINCSKGLTEKKQRFLLVEDDHDAAQITQLLLESLGVETVIASSCAQCLQILNHDQQFNKVLLDMHLPDGRGIDLGQQVNERYPELRLVIVSGAEPDPKEIKDLNIDRVLLKPINLSLLETLIS; via the coding sequence ATGTTAGATAAAGTGACTCAGTTGCTGCTTGTAGAAGATGATGAAGATGATTACATACTCACCTGCGACTATCTGGACCAATTGGATTCACACACGTTTAACATTCAATGGATAAGTTCCCCAGAGCAGGCAATTGCAACGCTTAGTAAAAACGAGCATGACATTTGCCTGCTTGATTACCGCTTGGGTGCATCTAATGGTTTAGATGTATTAAAAGAAGCGATTGCTAATGGCTTTAGCGGCCCCATAATTATGCTTACTGGGCAGTCAAACGACGAGTTAGACTCGGCAGCGCTTGATGCCGGTGCAGTAGATTATTTAATAAAAACAGAAATGAGTTCGAGCCGCTTTGCGCGCGCTATTCGTTATGCACTTGCTCGTAAAGATGTTGAAGGTGAGCGAGTAGAGCGTTTAAAGGCCGAAGCTGAAAATCGCTCAAAAGACCGCTTTTTAGCTCATTTAAGCCACGAATTACGTACCCCTCTATCGTCTATTTTAGGTTACACCGAACTATTAATGCAGAGCGACTTTAGTCAGCAAGCAGAAAATGAATTGGGTGTTATTTATCGAAACGGTAAACATTTATTGAGCCTGTTAAACGATGTGCTCGACTTATCTAAAATAGCAGCCGATAAACTGGAACTTACCCTAAGCGAAGTTAACCTTGATAGCATGCTTGCCGATGTATACACGCTAATGCGCGTATCGGTGCTAGATAAGGGCCTTACGCTGCGCTTTGAATCTCATCAGCCATTACCTTTGGTTGCACGACTTGATGCAACAAGAGTTCGCCAAATTTTAATAAATCTAATAAACAATGCGGTTAAATTTACCGATAAAGGCGAAATTGTTGTTAATGCGTGGACGCAGTGGGTTGATGATCGTGAAATGCTATTTTTTAGCATTAAAGACTCAGGCATGGGCATTGCCCCTGAAAAACAAGAACTAATATTCAAGCCATTTGAACAAATAGCTGATGTAGAATCACGCTCTGTAGGTGGCGCAGGCTTAGGCTTGGCAATATGTGCTGAATTGTTAGCACGTATGCACGGTGATATTAGTTTGCATTCTGAAATTGGTAAAGGCTCTACGTTTACTATTTCGGTTTACCCAGGTGATATTAGCGAAGTAGAACGACAGGTACTTAATTTTAGCAGTGCGCCACAACTACAAAGTAAATCGGCTCCATGTAAAGTGCATGGGCGAGTATTAGTAGTTGATGATTTACGTGATTTACGCATGCTAGTTGGTCATATGATCAGTACCTGTGGTGCGCGCGTAGATTATGCCGAACATGGCCAACAAGCGCTTGAAAAAGTGCGTATTGCCGATGCGTATAAAGCGCCTTACGACATTATTTTTATTGATATTCATATGCCTGTAATGGGCGGCAAGGAAGCTACCATAGAGCTTAGAAAAATGGGTTACAAAGGCCCAATAATCGCGCTCACTGCCGCTACTATGAAAGGCATACATGAGGAGCTTGCTGCACTTGGCTTTAACGATGTAATACCAAAACCTGTTGATAGCGCGGCTTTATATCAATGTTTGCAAGATTATTTGGTAGCGCCAGAGCATGCACCGCAAGCTAAAGATATAAATTGTAGTAAGGGCTTAACCGAGAAAAAGCAGCGCTTTTTACTTGTTGAAGACGATCACGATGCAGCGCAAATTACGCAGCTACTTTTAGAAAGTCTAGGCGTTGAAACCGTCATTGCGTCTAGCTGCGCACAATGTTTGCAAATACTTAATCACGACCAGCAATTTAATAAGGTATTGTTAGACATGCATTTACCTGATGGGCGTGGCATTGATTTAGGCCAGCAAGTTAATGAGCGATATCCAGAGCTACGCTTGGTGATTGTAAGTGGCGCAGAGCCAGATCCTAAAGAAATAAAAGATTTAAATATTGACCGAGTTTTACTTAAACCTATTAATTTGAGCTTACTTGAAACGCTTATTAGCTAG